In the bacterium genome, one interval contains:
- the rpsI gene encoding 30S ribosomal protein S9 has protein sequence MAQAKIYATGKRKTAVARVYIKAGAGRIIVNGREFEEYFPVLALRAVATHPLVLTGKRTLVDVDVNIGGGGPMSQAESVKFGIAKALQIENPELRSQLKRAGFLTRDARIKERKKYGQPGARKRFQFSKR, from the coding sequence ATGGCTCAAGCGAAAATTTACGCCACGGGGAAACGGAAGACGGCGGTCGCCCGCGTCTACATCAAGGCCGGGGCGGGCCGCATCATCGTCAACGGACGGGAGTTCGAGGAGTACTTCCCGGTCCTGGCGCTTCGCGCGGTCGCGACGCATCCCCTGGTCCTGACCGGGAAGCGCACGCTCGTCGACGTCGACGTCAACATCGGCGGCGGCGGCCCCATGTCCCAGGCCGAATCGGTGAAGTTCGGGATCGCGAAAGCGCTGCAGATCGAGAACCCCGAGCTGCGGTCGCAGCTGAAGCGCGCGGGCTTCCTGACCCGCGACGCTCGGATCAAGGAGCGGAAGAAGTACGGCCAGCCCGGGGCGCGGAAACGGTTCCAGTTCTCCAAGCGGTAA
- the rplM gene encoding 50S ribosomal protein L13, whose protein sequence is MKTTKMLTRDSADQTWYVVDAEGKVLGRMATKIADVLRGKHKPTFTPNSDMGDFVIVVNADKVKLTGNKMTGKTYYSHSGYMGGLKSTTPEKVLGSAHPERIVEWAVRGMLPKTRLGDRLFTKLKVYVGPEHPHRAQQPKVLAVNE, encoded by the coding sequence ATGAAAACGACGAAGATGTTGACCAGGGATTCTGCCGACCAGACGTGGTACGTCGTGGACGCCGAGGGAAAGGTGCTCGGCCGGATGGCGACGAAAATCGCTGACGTCCTGCGCGGCAAGCACAAGCCGACGTTCACGCCCAACTCCGACATGGGCGATTTCGTCATCGTGGTGAACGCCGACAAGGTGAAGCTCACCGGGAACAAGATGACGGGGAAAACATACTACAGCCACTCCGGGTACATGGGCGGCCTCAAGTCCACCACCCCCGAGAAAGTGCTCGGGAGCGCTCACCCGGAGCGGATCGTGGAATGGGCGGTCCGCGGGATGCTCCCGAAAACGCGCCTGGGCGACCGGCTCTTCACCAAGCTCAAGGTCTACGTGGGGCCGGAGCACCCGCACAGGGCGCAGCAGCCGAAGGTTCTGGCCGTCAACGAATAG